The following are from one region of the Gammaproteobacteria bacterium genome:
- a CDS encoding peptidoglycan-binding domain-containing protein — MSELSGLIWVKRFPGSNSTSDLISSFRTNLESFLAALKAAGASIHISATLRPPERAYLMHYAWGIARDSINPSTVPPMPGVDIDWAHKLPDGTIDSAKSKQAAEEMIGPRGYNMVQRAALTSRHTEGRAVDMNISWRGNLVIKKKDGSEITIDTEPRDETNTSLHSVGASYGVIKLLSDPPHWSDDGH, encoded by the coding sequence ATGAGTGAATTAAGTGGTTTGATTTGGGTGAAGCGATTTCCTGGTAGTAATAGCACCTCGGATCTTATATCCTCTTTTAGAACAAACTTAGAATCTTTCCTGGCTGCACTAAAAGCAGCAGGCGCAAGCATTCACATTAGCGCTACTTTACGTCCTCCGGAAAGAGCTTATTTGATGCACTATGCATGGGGAATTGCGCGTGATTCCATAAATCCATCTACTGTACCACCAATGCCTGGAGTTGATATCGATTGGGCACACAAATTGCCTGATGGCACCATTGATTCGGCCAAGTCAAAACAAGCTGCAGAAGAAATGATAGGGCCAAGAGGATATAACATGGTGCAGAGAGCAGCGTTGACAAGCAGGCATACAGAAGGACGCGCTGTCGATATGAATATTTCATGGAGAGGAAATCTTGTTATCAAAAAGAAAGATGGTTCTGAAATAACCATAGATACGGAACCCAGAGATGAAACTAACACGAGCCTACATTCTGTTGGGGCTAGTTATGGTGTGATTAAATTGTTAAGTGACCCGCCTCATTGGTCTGATGA